One [Clostridium] saccharolyticum WM1 DNA segment encodes these proteins:
- a CDS encoding heparinase II/III domain-containing protein: MKYVNERFYERMNGEARNRELIQEMKREVDEFLPDFSDSPDRLSRWGHCYFCDDDGGRLIFDINSPDRHRCEVCKKVYESEILDGVWVYFYRNKAVIMALVSAFVYKATKEKKYFDYSVSVMEYYAHHYKEFLLHNKENLTADSYDEMPWGCGRMMPQGLNESIVAIRFIQTIEILRDELSPEFLDLVYHNMFREMYFLLAPQATRIHNISCWNLSAIGVMGLAFQDQEMIDFAFTSEYNIRKQLETGVTKDFFWYEGSIHYNFFLLEGITYLLLFSKVYGYDFGETGTEILQNMFVQAYNYAFDNQFLPNPNDGWPNLNLRTFSYIYHTAARAMGEDSPIGNLVKNIEASGSVRTPLPLSEPYYCKNSVCLEQLLFNIDFDYEQFTPVKQQSNNFPESNFVILRYDKWNGFMKYGLNGKSHAHPDIMNVELMYGNHRISRDLSNAGYRSRLCNEWHRKTLSHNTVCWNGMDITSVSPGECLFFDKNKVTAAARDVYDGIHYTRTIQISGNTFTDDFLVESGRNGTFDYVFHLESALHLEYDLDLEDGNLGFEKNGYQHILETKRVKTKENHVVLRAGAEDVMWSIWIDLTGGHQLYLLKTLDNPVNQRRNTILLRNTGTSPHYHLKIMAEDKQ; encoded by the coding sequence ATGAAGTATGTTAATGAAAGATTTTATGAACGGATGAATGGAGAGGCCAGGAACCGGGAGTTGATACAGGAAATGAAAAGAGAGGTAGATGAGTTTCTGCCTGATTTTTCTGACTCTCCGGACCGGTTAAGCCGTTGGGGGCACTGCTACTTTTGTGACGATGACGGAGGAAGGCTGATTTTTGATATAAACTCCCCTGACAGGCATCGGTGTGAAGTGTGCAAAAAGGTGTATGAAAGTGAGATTTTAGATGGCGTTTGGGTTTATTTTTACCGGAACAAAGCGGTGATCATGGCGCTGGTATCTGCATTTGTTTATAAAGCCACAAAGGAAAAGAAATATTTTGACTATTCTGTATCAGTTATGGAATATTACGCCCATCATTATAAGGAGTTTCTGCTGCATAACAAAGAAAATCTGACCGCAGATTCTTATGACGAAATGCCCTGGGGCTGCGGAAGAATGATGCCCCAAGGGCTGAATGAATCCATTGTCGCCATACGTTTTATCCAGACCATTGAGATCTTAAGAGATGAATTAAGTCCGGAATTTCTTGATCTGGTGTATCACAATATGTTCCGGGAAATGTATTTTCTGCTGGCCCCTCAGGCCACCAGAATTCATAATATCAGCTGTTGGAATCTGTCCGCTATCGGTGTTATGGGGCTGGCATTCCAGGATCAGGAGATGATCGATTTTGCGTTTACCAGTGAGTACAATATAAGAAAACAGCTTGAAACAGGAGTGACGAAAGACTTTTTCTGGTACGAAGGATCCATTCATTATAATTTCTTTTTGCTGGAAGGCATTACGTATCTGCTTTTGTTCAGTAAGGTTTACGGTTATGATTTTGGTGAAACCGGGACTGAAATTTTGCAGAATATGTTTGTACAGGCATACAATTATGCATTTGACAATCAATTTCTGCCCAATCCCAACGATGGCTGGCCCAATCTGAATTTACGCACATTCAGTTATATTTACCATACGGCTGCCAGGGCGATGGGAGAGGACAGCCCGATCGGCAATCTTGTGAAGAACATTGAAGCGTCCGGTTCCGTTCGTACGCCTTTGCCTTTGTCAGAGCCATATTATTGCAAAAACAGCGTTTGTCTGGAACAGCTTCTGTTTAACATTGACTTTGATTATGAGCAATTCACACCGGTTAAGCAGCAGTCAAACAACTTTCCTGAATCCAATTTTGTAATATTGAGATATGACAAATGGAACGGGTTTATGAAATATGGGCTAAATGGGAAATCACACGCCCATCCGGACATCATGAATGTGGAACTGATGTATGGGAATCACAGAATATCCAGGGACTTGTCAAATGCAGGGTACCGGTCCCGCCTGTGCAATGAATGGCACCGGAAAACCCTGTCTCACAATACGGTCTGCTGGAATGGCATGGATATTACCTCTGTAAGTCCGGGGGAATGCCTGTTTTTTGATAAAAATAAAGTGACTGCAGCGGCAAGAGATGTCTATGACGGTATTCACTATACCAGGACGATACAGATCTCAGGGAATACGTTTACGGATGATTTCCTTGTGGAAAGCGGAAGGAATGGGACCTTTGACTACGTGTTTCATTTGGAATCCGCTCTTCATCTGGAATATGATCTGGATCTGGAAGATGGGAACCTGGGATTTGAAAAAAATGGCTATCAGCATATCCTTGAAACCAAACGGGTAAAAACAAAAGAAAACCATGTTGTGTTGCGGGCCGGGGCAGAAGACGTAATGTGGAGTATCTGGATCGATCTGACTGGGGGACACCAGTTATACCTCTTAAAAACATTGGATAATCCGGTGAATCAAAGGAGAAATACCATTTTACTTAGGAATACAGGAACATCTCCCCATTATCATTTAAAAATAATGGCGGAGGATAAACAATAA
- a CDS encoding SDR family NAD(P)-dependent oxidoreductase has translation MRAVITGGTSGIGLSAAIELGKAGYDIIITGISQEDGKSALETLKSHGINSEFIYADSMNEEDVNRCFEKISQTYDSLDVLVNNVGGLGGRQRFEEMETSFMRKVMALNFDSAFYASRAAIPLLKKGNHPSIINYSTIAVTSGGGPGAGIYAASKAAIEGLTRALAKDLADYGIRVNAVSPGTIDTAFHSATKREILESWKEGILMKRLGEPSEVAAVIGFLVSEKASFITGEIIQINGGQVFI, from the coding sequence ATGAGAGCAGTCATTACAGGAGGAACTAGTGGAATTGGCTTAAGCGCTGCCATAGAGTTAGGGAAGGCTGGTTATGACATTATTATCACCGGAATTAGCCAGGAGGATGGGAAATCGGCACTGGAAACTCTGAAAAGCCATGGGATAAACAGTGAGTTTATTTATGCAGATTCGATGAATGAGGAAGACGTCAATCGATGCTTTGAAAAAATATCCCAGACCTATGATTCCCTGGATGTGTTGGTGAACAATGTGGGAGGTCTTGGCGGAAGGCAGCGTTTTGAAGAGATGGAGACTTCCTTTATGAGAAAGGTAATGGCACTTAACTTTGACAGTGCATTTTATGCAAGCCGTGCAGCCATTCCTTTGCTGAAAAAGGGCAATCATCCATCCATCATTAACTATAGTACCATTGCAGTTACCTCCGGCGGAGGCCCGGGCGCGGGAATCTATGCTGCAAGTAAGGCAGCAATTGAAGGACTGACACGGGCACTGGCAAAAGACCTTGCGGATTATGGAATCCGTGTAAATGCCGTTTCCCCCGGTACCATTGATACGGCATTCCATTCTGCAACAAAGCGTGAGATCCTGGAATCCTGGAAGGAAGGGATTCTTATGAAACGGCTTGGAGAACCATCAGAGGTAGCAGCAGTGATCGGATTCCTGGTTTCTGAAAAAGCCTCCTTTATTACAGGAGAGATTATACAGATCAATGGCGGCCAGGTGTTTATCTGA
- a CDS encoding cupin domain-containing protein translates to MVLKYEDIIPGNPEPGITRRILARGGSLMGVEASFIKGAVGSIHKHPHEQVSYIVSGSFQYEADGVKYILKAGDSYYVEPESLHGATALEDSVILDIFTPQREDFIGEK, encoded by the coding sequence ATGGTTTTAAAATATGAAGATATAATTCCCGGGAACCCGGAGCCGGGAATCACCAGGCGTATTCTTGCAAGGGGCGGAAGCCTGATGGGGGTAGAGGCCTCCTTTATAAAGGGAGCAGTGGGAAGTATCCATAAGCATCCTCATGAGCAGGTCAGCTATATCGTATCCGGTTCCTTCCAGTATGAAGCAGATGGTGTGAAATATATTCTGAAGGCCGGAGACAGCTACTACGTAGAACCGGAATCCCTGCATGGCGCAACGGCATTGGAAGATTCTGTGATCCTGGATATTTTTACACCCCAGCGAGAGGACTTTATTGGAGAGAAATAA
- a CDS encoding AAC(3) family N-acetyltransferase, whose protein sequence is MMFTKQNLKQNLKEMGIMPHDTLLLHSSMKAIGEVEGGADTVLDAFMEYMSDGLLILPTHTWAAMSEYHNVYDPRIEPACVGILPNLFMKRKGVLRSLHPTHSVAVYGKDGKAFIEGEEHRTTPCPPGGCYDRLKDRNGKILLLGVGHERNTFIHCVEEHLEVPERLTKEPTYFKIVMPGNQIKPSFMHCHENPVTDHISENYTKLEQAFYDRKAAVKATFGDAACILCDANGVYEVTKDVLSHQINCLIELETIPKEWWRKE, encoded by the coding sequence ATGATGTTTACAAAACAAAATCTGAAGCAGAATTTAAAGGAAATGGGAATTATGCCCCATGACACTTTGCTCCTGCACTCATCCATGAAGGCAATCGGAGAGGTGGAAGGCGGGGCGGATACCGTACTTGATGCTTTTATGGAATATATGTCTGACGGTCTGCTGATACTGCCCACTCATACTTGGGCTGCCATGTCTGAATACCACAATGTATATGATCCAAGAATAGAGCCGGCTTGTGTGGGAATTTTACCTAATCTTTTTATGAAACGGAAAGGTGTGCTTCGTTCCTTACATCCAACCCATAGTGTGGCTGTATACGGAAAGGATGGAAAAGCATTTATTGAGGGAGAGGAACATCGGACAACGCCCTGCCCGCCAGGCGGCTGCTATGACCGTTTAAAAGACAGAAATGGGAAAATCCTGCTTCTTGGAGTTGGTCACGAGCGAAATACGTTTATCCACTGCGTAGAAGAACATCTAGAGGTGCCGGAGCGGCTGACCAAGGAACCTACTTATTTTAAGATAGTTATGCCAGGCAATCAGATAAAGCCCTCCTTCATGCACTGTCATGAAAATCCTGTTACGGATCATATTTCAGAGAATTACACGAAGCTGGAACAGGCCTTCTATGACAGAAAAGCTGCGGTTAAGGCCACTTTCGGCGATGCTGCCTGCATTTTGTGCGATGCCAATGGAGTCTACGAGGTGACGAAGGATGTGCTGTCCCACCAGATAAATTGTCTGATAGAATTGGAAACGATTCCTAAGGAGTGGTGGCGGAAAGAATAA
- a CDS encoding QueT transporter family protein, protein MHYKTSERTYFMVFSAAIAAVYTVLTVIFAPVSFGPIQFRISEILCILPFFTPAAIPGLFIGCFLSNLLCGAATLDVVFGSLATLLGAIGSYKLRKSRWLVCVPPILANTIIIPWVLRYAYGSEDMIWYAMITVGIGEILVIGILGNILIGVLNNYRHIIFGRFLSDKE, encoded by the coding sequence ATGCATTACAAAACATCAGAAAGGACCTATTTTATGGTCTTTTCGGCTGCGATTGCTGCAGTCTACACTGTGCTGACCGTGATTTTTGCCCCTGTCAGCTTCGGACCTATCCAGTTTCGAATCTCAGAGATCCTCTGTATTCTCCCATTTTTTACGCCGGCAGCGATTCCCGGATTGTTTATTGGCTGTTTCCTGTCTAATTTATTATGCGGAGCAGCGACCCTGGATGTGGTTTTCGGCAGCCTTGCCACCCTTTTAGGAGCCATTGGTTCCTACAAGCTTAGGAAAAGCAGATGGCTGGTATGCGTCCCCCCGATTTTAGCGAATACTATCATCATCCCATGGGTTCTTCGTTATGCTTATGGCTCAGAGGACATGATCTGGTATGCCATGATAACAGTCGGTATCGGTGAAATTCTTGTGATAGGGATCCTTGGCAATATCCTGATTGGTGTTTTAAATAACTACAGGCACATAATATTCGGGCGTTTCCTGTCAGATAAAGAATAA
- the murC gene encoding UDP-N-acetylmuramate--L-alanine ligase — protein sequence MYQIHFHKPEAIHFIGIGGISMSGLAEILIDEGFTVTGSDSHESELTRHLEAKGAAIAYGQRAENIKEGIDVVVYTAAVHPDNPEYAEAKEKGLPILSRAELLGQMMKNYENSIAVSGTHGKTTTTSMITEILLAAEADPTISVGGILNSIGGNIRVGGPGLFVTEACEYTNSFLSFFPTMEVILNIEADHLDFFKDIKDIRHSFRLFAEKLPPNGSLVINNDIESREEITEGLPCQVITYGKKPGSRYQAEAIRFDEYARATYDLKLDGNVVDTVTLGVPGEHNVYNSLAAAAVCTELGIEFDLIKKGLKRFTGTNRRFEKKGELSGVTIIDDYAHHPQEIRATLETAKHYPHNKLWVAFQPHTYTRTKAFLEEFADALSLADEVILADIYAARETDDLGISSGDIAERIGKRGVKAHYFSSFDEIETFILENCIHGDLLITMGAGDIVKVGEKLLGL from the coding sequence ATGTATCAAATTCATTTTCATAAACCAGAGGCAATTCATTTTATTGGAATAGGCGGAATTAGCATGAGCGGACTGGCGGAAATTCTCATTGACGAGGGATTTACCGTGACAGGGTCAGATTCCCATGAATCAGAGCTGACTCGCCATTTGGAGGCAAAGGGTGCGGCCATTGCATATGGCCAGAGAGCGGAGAATATTAAAGAAGGAATTGATGTGGTTGTTTATACGGCCGCAGTCCATCCGGATAACCCGGAATATGCAGAAGCAAAGGAAAAGGGACTTCCCATATTAAGCCGTGCGGAGCTCCTTGGACAGATGATGAAAAATTATGAGAACTCCATAGCGGTATCAGGAACCCACGGTAAGACCACGACTACCTCTATGATAACGGAGATTCTTCTGGCAGCCGAAGCGGACCCTACCATATCAGTGGGCGGGATTTTAAATTCCATAGGCGGAAATATCCGTGTGGGAGGTCCCGGACTTTTTGTAACGGAAGCCTGTGAATATACCAACAGCTTTCTTTCCTTTTTTCCCACCATGGAGGTGATCCTGAACATAGAGGCGGATCATCTTGATTTCTTTAAAGATATTAAGGATATCCGACATTCCTTCCGTCTTTTTGCCGAAAAACTTCCCCCAAACGGATCACTGGTAATCAACAATGACATTGAAAGCAGAGAGGAAATCACTGAGGGACTGCCATGCCAGGTGATCACCTATGGGAAGAAGCCGGGGAGCCGGTATCAGGCCGAAGCCATACGCTTTGATGAATACGCAAGGGCTACCTATGATTTAAAGTTGGACGGAAATGTTGTGGATACCGTAACACTTGGCGTTCCGGGAGAGCATAATGTGTATAATTCCCTGGCAGCAGCGGCCGTATGTACAGAACTGGGTATTGAATTTGATTTGATTAAGAAGGGGCTGAAGCGTTTCACCGGCACCAATCGTCGTTTTGAAAAGAAGGGAGAGCTGTCGGGGGTTACCATCATTGATGATTATGCCCACCATCCACAGGAAATCCGGGCGACCCTGGAGACGGCGAAGCATTATCCCCACAATAAGCTTTGGGTGGCATTCCAGCCCCATACCTATACAAGGACTAAGGCGTTTCTGGAGGAATTTGCAGATGCCCTGTCACTGGCAGATGAGGTGATCCTGGCAGATATTTATGCAGCCCGTGAGACAGATGATTTAGGCATCAGCTCCGGGGATATTGCGGAAAGAATCGGGAAAAGAGGGGTAAAAGCCCACTATTTTTCATCCTTTGATGAGATTGAAACTTTTATTTTAGAAAATTGTATACACGGTGATTTGTTGATAACTATGGGGGCCGGAGACATTGTAAAAGTGGGAGAGAAGCTTTTAGGCTTATAG
- a CDS encoding DnaD domain protein — protein MAAANGEYIKEYIYLMRHEGEEITVSMIADALNHTEADVTRALSYWKNAGVLKESVPLKQTESPAVSETACSGIGREEQKKPEAGGRRMVYPPEKISGLAGDEDFSQLLYIAQKYMNKVFTQRECEVFAYLYDGLHMSAELLEFVVEYCVQGGHSSIRYIETVAISWHEKGFRTVEDAKSYALTFTKDSFAVMKAFGLNDRKPGDMERDLIERWFRNYGFTRDLVVEACNRTLAATHTPSFQYADKILEGWKKSGVRSMEEVRKLDEQYAGRMKSGDNKAGKSGEYKQTQAPKGRRGQNQFQNFPQREIDYDALVLRQLTEQK, from the coding sequence ATGGCTGCGGCCAATGGGGAGTACATAAAGGAATATATATATTTGATGCGCCATGAAGGGGAAGAAATCACCGTTTCTATGATTGCGGATGCGTTAAACCATACGGAAGCGGATGTAACACGGGCCTTATCTTACTGGAAGAATGCCGGGGTCCTTAAAGAGAGCGTCCCGCTAAAACAGACGGAGTCCCCTGCGGTATCCGAGACGGCCTGTTCCGGAATTGGCAGGGAGGAGCAAAAGAAGCCGGAGGCAGGAGGCCGCCGGATGGTCTATCCGCCTGAGAAAATAAGCGGACTTGCGGGAGATGAAGATTTTTCCCAGCTCCTTTATATTGCTCAGAAATATATGAATAAGGTATTCACCCAGCGGGAGTGTGAGGTTTTCGCTTATCTTTATGACGGCCTTCACATGTCGGCCGAGCTGTTGGAGTTTGTGGTGGAATACTGCGTACAGGGCGGCCACAGCAGCATCCGTTATATTGAAACAGTGGCTATCAGTTGGCATGAAAAAGGATTTCGCACCGTAGAGGATGCCAAGAGCTATGCCCTTACCTTTACAAAGGATTCCTTTGCCGTCATGAAGGCTTTTGGATTAAATGACAGGAAACCAGGAGATATGGAGAGGGATCTTATAGAACGATGGTTCCGAAACTATGGATTTACCAGGGATCTTGTGGTTGAAGCCTGCAACCGGACCCTAGCTGCTACCCACACCCCCAGCTTCCAATATGCGGACAAAATCCTGGAGGGCTGGAAAAAATCCGGAGTGCGTTCCATGGAGGAGGTCAGAAAGCTGGATGAACAGTATGCCGGCCGTATGAAGAGTGGAGATAATAAGGCGGGAAAAAGCGGAGAATACAAACAGACCCAGGCCCCTAAGGGGAGAAGGGGACAGAACCAGTTTCAGAATTTCCCTCAAAGGGAGATTGATTATGATGCCCTTGTTTTAAGGCAGCTGACAGAACAGAAGTAG
- a CDS encoding ATP-binding protein, with the protein MALSNSQYDAIMRAYGQQQFKNRHEQEKRIEEVYRKIPVIKELDDFISTSAVASARRLLEGDRGALKDLRNEIADLREQKGVLLKAAGFSADYMEMRYRCQDCKDTGYSDGTKCHCFRQFEMKYLYAQSNIEQIIAVENFNNFSYEYFDHTRVVPVLNRTVRQYMEQVVETCQCFVRGFSAEHGNLLFTGPTGVGKTFLTNCIAKELIDRYYSVIYLSANDLFEVFSKNRFDYQDEEDMKGMYQYILDCDLLIIDDLGTELNNSFTSSELFYCINERLNSSKSTIISTNHPINELRDRYTERVTSRLISRYTVIPLYGDDIRIRKKEKRVN; encoded by the coding sequence ATGGCGCTGAGCAATTCGCAGTACGATGCCATTATGCGGGCATATGGACAGCAACAGTTTAAGAACCGCCATGAACAGGAAAAGAGGATTGAGGAAGTATACCGGAAGATACCGGTTATAAAAGAGCTGGATGATTTCATCAGCACCAGTGCAGTAGCCAGTGCACGAAGGCTTCTTGAAGGGGACAGGGGTGCTCTTAAGGACCTTCGGAATGAAATCGCAGACTTGAGAGAACAGAAGGGCGTGCTTTTAAAGGCTGCCGGCTTTTCCGCGGATTATATGGAGATGCGGTACCGATGCCAGGATTGTAAGGATACCGGATACTCAGATGGGACAAAGTGCCATTGTTTCCGCCAGTTTGAAATGAAATATCTATATGCCCAGTCAAACATTGAACAAATCATTGCGGTGGAAAATTTTAATAATTTTTCTTATGAATATTTTGATCATACCAGAGTTGTTCCGGTTCTTAACCGAACCGTCAGACAGTATATGGAGCAGGTGGTGGAGACCTGCCAGTGCTTTGTAAGGGGATTTTCTGCAGAGCATGGGAATCTGCTGTTTACAGGCCCTACGGGAGTTGGTAAGACATTCTTAACCAACTGCATTGCAAAGGAATTGATTGACCGGTATTACTCCGTCATTTACTTATCAGCCAATGACCTGTTTGAGGTCTTTTCCAAGAACCGGTTTGATTACCAGGATGAAGAAGATATGAAAGGGATGTATCAGTATATACTGGATTGTGACCTTTTAATCATTGATGATTTGGGAACGGAACTGAATAACAGCTTTACATCCTCAGAATTGTTTTACTGCATCAATGAACGGCTTAATTCTTCCAAATCAACCATCATTTCCACCAATCATCCCATCAATGAGCTGAGAGACCGGTATACGGAGCGTGTCACCTCCAGGCTCATCAGCCGTTATACGGTGATTCCCCTTTACGGAGATGACATCCGCATCAGAAAAAAAGAAAAGCGTGTGAACTAG
- a CDS encoding S8 family peptidase, with protein MSKILDNNYYDLIISNTLAPSYDTGDNITYLDIRDSLLHVPVSTVNPCDLGRHPYNNFPFLYTLTSTTSLEKSGISTVQRNPFLALFGSGVLVAVIDTGIDYQHPAFKYNDGTTRILTMWDQTDQSGTPPETFTYGTQYTRDQINTALSAENPLSVVPTTDSIGHGTAIASVLAGSPNTAESFSGVVPQAELVIIKLKEAKQNLKQLFFVPENALCYQESDIILGIRYAFQASQQFNRPLVVCIALGSSQGGHDGRGAMDSYIDYLSLLPGIGICVSAGNEGNNQRHYFNSTTGAPYYNDFELRVGSNDKMFSMEIWSYAPARLSVDISSPNRESTQPVFPSFNQCRRFSFIFNQTTIYVNNTIFEEESGDQLILLRFNNLLPGIWYLRVQSIENEPFAFHSWLPSGDLITRETYFLNSNPDTTLTSPGNGRHQLTVAGYNDANNSILPESSRGFTRIGEIKPDLAAPGYQLTCAVPGNMYGTVTGTGASAAQATGIVAMVLEWAIVRGNYPRMTGNNVNRLLINGAARSSSNIYPNNIWGHGQIDVNNLFERLASI; from the coding sequence GTGTCAAAAATTTTGGATAATAATTATTATGACTTAATTATCAGCAATACTCTGGCTCCTTCCTATGATACTGGAGATAATATTACCTATTTGGATATAAGGGATTCCCTTCTGCACGTTCCAGTCAGCACCGTGAACCCCTGTGATTTAGGCCGGCACCCCTATAACAATTTTCCCTTTCTCTATACCCTCACTTCCACCACCAGTCTGGAAAAATCCGGCATCTCAACGGTTCAGAGAAACCCCTTTCTTGCCCTGTTTGGAAGCGGGGTCCTGGTGGCCGTTATCGATACAGGTATTGATTACCAGCATCCGGCATTTAAATATAATGACGGAACCACCCGTATTCTCACCATGTGGGACCAGACAGACCAAAGCGGCACACCTCCCGAAACCTTTACATACGGCACCCAATACACCAGGGATCAAATCAATACCGCTTTAAGCGCAGAGAATCCTTTGTCCGTTGTTCCAACCACAGATTCCATTGGACACGGAACTGCCATTGCCAGTGTTCTGGCTGGCAGCCCCAACACAGCAGAATCCTTCAGCGGCGTGGTTCCTCAGGCGGAACTTGTAATCATAAAATTAAAAGAAGCAAAACAAAATTTAAAACAATTATTTTTTGTTCCGGAAAACGCTCTCTGTTATCAGGAATCCGATATCATACTTGGCATTCGCTATGCATTTCAGGCCTCCCAACAGTTCAACCGTCCTCTTGTGGTATGCATTGCCTTGGGAAGCAGCCAGGGCGGCCACGACGGCAGAGGTGCTATGGACAGTTATATTGATTATCTCTCATTGCTTCCGGGTATCGGAATCTGCGTTTCAGCAGGAAATGAAGGAAACAATCAAAGGCATTATTTTAACTCCACCACCGGGGCCCCTTACTACAATGATTTCGAGCTAAGGGTCGGGAGCAATGACAAGATGTTTTCCATGGAAATCTGGTCTTACGCTCCGGCAAGGCTTTCCGTGGATATTTCCTCTCCCAACCGGGAATCCACCCAGCCGGTATTTCCTTCCTTTAATCAATGCAGGAGGTTCAGTTTCATATTTAACCAGACCACCATCTACGTCAACAATACCATATTTGAGGAGGAGAGCGGTGACCAGCTCATTCTGCTCCGGTTTAACAATCTCCTTCCCGGCATCTGGTACCTGCGGGTGCAAAGCATAGAAAACGAACCCTTTGCCTTCCATTCCTGGCTGCCTTCCGGAGACTTAATCACAAGAGAGACGTATTTCCTTAACTCTAATCCTGATACCACCCTGACCTCACCTGGAAACGGGAGACACCAATTAACAGTGGCCGGCTACAATGATGCCAATAACAGCATTCTGCCGGAATCCAGCAGAGGCTTTACAAGGATCGGAGAGATCAAACCAGACCTGGCTGCACCAGGCTATCAGCTTACCTGCGCGGTCCCGGGAAACATGTATGGAACTGTGACTGGTACAGGAGCGTCGGCGGCCCAAGCGACCGGGATCGTTGCTATGGTTCTTGAATGGGCCATTGTCAGAGGAAATTATCCAAGAATGACCGGTAACAATGTTAACCGCCTCTTAATAAACGGGGCGGCCCGCAGCAGCTCAAACATTTATCCCAATAACATATGGGGCCATGGGCAGATTGATGTGAATAACCTTTTTGAACGGCTTGCCAGTATATAA
- a CDS encoding ribose-phosphate pyrophosphokinase yields MLYEEKTIETIPVGPLGLIPLKSCKELGDKVNDYLVSWRQERESEHKSTIAFSGYQRDSYIIGASTPRFGTGEAKGTLQESVRGDDLYFMVDVCNYSLTYSLCGMTNHMSPDDHFQDLKRLIAASAGKARRINVIMPFLYESRQHKRSSRESLDCALALRELVNMGVENIITFDAHDPRVQNAIPLKGFETVQPIYQFIKYLLREEKELDIDSEHMMVISPDEGGMGRAVFFANVLGLDMGMFYKRRDYTQIVNGRNPIVAHEFLGSSVEGKDVIIVDDMISSGESMLDVAKELKRRKARKVFVCSTFGLFTNGLAKFDEYYENGFIDRILTTNLVYQTPDLLSRPYYINVDMSKYIALIIDNLNHDASLSELLNPTTRINRLLERYRAGYR; encoded by the coding sequence ATGCTTTACGAAGAAAAAACGATAGAAACCATTCCGGTAGGTCCGCTGGGTTTGATACCGTTAAAAAGCTGCAAGGAATTGGGAGATAAGGTCAATGATTACCTGGTGTCATGGAGACAGGAGCGGGAGAGCGAGCATAAATCTACCATCGCTTTCTCAGGCTATCAGAGGGATTCCTATATAATCGGAGCCAGCACGCCAAGATTTGGAACCGGAGAGGCAAAGGGTACCCTGCAGGAATCTGTACGCGGCGATGACCTTTATTTCATGGTAGATGTGTGTAACTACAGCCTTACCTATTCCCTTTGCGGGATGACCAACCATATGTCTCCGGATGACCACTTTCAGGATTTGAAGCGTCTGATTGCTGCATCGGCAGGAAAAGCCCGCCGAATTAATGTGATCATGCCTTTCTTATACGAAAGCAGACAGCATAAGAGATCCAGCAGAGAATCCTTGGACTGTGCTCTTGCCCTTCGGGAGCTGGTGAACATGGGAGTGGAGAACATCATTACCTTTGATGCCCACGATCCAAGAGTTCAGAATGCCATTCCATTAAAGGGTTTTGAGACTGTTCAGCCAATTTACCAGTTTATTAAATACCTGCTGAGGGAAGAGAAGGAGCTGGATATTGACAGCGAGCATATGATGGTCATCAGCCCGGATGAGGGCGGTATGGGACGAGCCGTATTCTTTGCCAATGTTCTCGGCCTGGATATGGGTATGTTCTATAAGCGCAGGGATTATACTCAGATCGTCAACGGCCGCAATCCAATCGTTGCCCATGAGTTTCTGGGAAGCAGCGTAGAAGGCAAGGATGTGATCATTGTTGACGACATGATCTCTTCCGGCGAAAGCATGCTTGATGTGGCTAAGGAGCTTAAAAGAAGAAAGGCCAGAAAAGTATTTGTCTGCTCCACTTTTGGCCTGTTTACCAACGGTCTTGCAAAGTTTGATGAATACTATGAGAACGGATTCATTGACAGGATTCTTACTACCAATCTGGTATACCAGACTCCTGATCTCTTATCCAGACCATACTATATCAATGTTGATATGAGCAAATACATTGCGTTGATCATAGACAATTTAAACCATGACGCCTCCTTAAGTGAGCTTCTGAATCCCACAACCAGAATTAACCGGCTTTTAGAACGCTACCGTGCAGGTTACAGGTAA